From the Serratia nematodiphila DZ0503SBS1 genome, one window contains:
- the fabB gene encoding beta-ketoacyl-ACP synthase I: protein MKRAVITGLGVVSSIGNNQQEVLASLQEGRSGITFSQELKDSGMRSHVWGQVKLDTTGLIDRKAVRFMSDASIYAFLAMQEAIASSGLKEEEYQNNPRVGLIAGSGGGSPRFQVFGADAMRSPRGLKAVGPYVVTKAMASGVSACLATPFKIHGVNYSISSACATSAHCIGNAVEQIQLGKQDIVFAGGGEELCWEMACEFDAMGALSTKYNDTPEKASRTYDADRDGFVIAGGGGMVVVEELEHALARGAHIYAEIVGYGATSDGADMVAPSGEGAVRCMKMAMQDLDAPIDYINVHGTSTPVGDVKELGAIREVFGDNTPAISSTKAMTGHSLGAAGVQEAIYSLLMLEHGFIAPSINIETLDEQAVGMNIVTQPTQRELTTVMSNSFGFGGTNATLVMRKLAK from the coding sequence ATGAAACGTGCAGTGATTACTGGCCTGGGAGTTGTCTCCAGCATTGGTAATAACCAGCAGGAGGTCCTGGCAAGCCTGCAGGAAGGACGTTCTGGGATCACTTTCTCCCAGGAGCTGAAAGATTCCGGCATGCGTAGTCACGTATGGGGGCAAGTTAAGCTCGACACTACCGGCCTGATCGACCGCAAGGCGGTGCGTTTCATGAGCGATGCTTCCATTTATGCCTTCCTGGCGATGCAAGAAGCGATCGCTTCTTCCGGTTTGAAGGAAGAAGAGTATCAAAACAACCCACGCGTGGGCCTGATCGCCGGTTCCGGCGGCGGTTCTCCGCGCTTCCAGGTGTTCGGCGCCGATGCGATGCGCAGCCCGCGCGGCTTGAAAGCGGTTGGCCCGTATGTGGTCACCAAAGCCATGGCTTCTGGCGTTTCCGCCTGCCTGGCGACGCCATTCAAAATCCACGGCGTGAACTACTCCATCAGCTCCGCTTGCGCGACCTCCGCGCACTGCATCGGCAACGCGGTTGAGCAAATCCAGCTGGGCAAACAGGACATCGTGTTCGCCGGCGGCGGCGAAGAGCTGTGCTGGGAAATGGCCTGCGAGTTCGATGCGATGGGCGCGCTGTCCACCAAGTACAACGACACGCCGGAAAAAGCCTCCCGCACCTACGACGCTGATCGTGACGGTTTCGTCATCGCCGGCGGCGGCGGCATGGTGGTGGTTGAAGAACTGGAGCACGCGCTGGCGCGCGGCGCACATATCTACGCAGAAATCGTCGGCTACGGCGCAACGTCTGACGGCGCCGACATGGTTGCACCTTCGGGCGAAGGCGCAGTGCGCTGCATGAAGATGGCGATGCAGGATCTGGACGCGCCGATCGACTACATCAACGTGCACGGCACCTCCACACCGGTGGGCGACGTGAAAGAGCTGGGCGCCATTCGCGAAGTGTTCGGCGACAATACCCCGGCCATCTCCTCCACCAAGGCGATGACCGGTCACTCGCTGGGCGCCGCGGGCGTGCAGGAAGCGATCTACAGCCTGCTGATGCTGGAGCACGGCTTTATCGCGCCGAGCATCAACATCGAAACCCTGGATGAACAGGCGGTCGGCATGAACATCGTGACTCAGCCGACCCAGCGCGAGCTGACCACCGTGATGTCCAACAGCTTCGGCTTCGGCGGCACCAACGCCACGCTGGTGATGCGCAAACTGGCGAAATAA
- the apbE gene encoding FAD:protein FMN transferase ApbE, with product MASLLAKGALLSTLCALLAACDDASSRPQIDIDGKTMGTFYSVKVSGDVAIGKQELQRQIDTVLERANDDISTYRADSVLSRFNRNVSLEPQPIPRGMADIVLMAQLIGRDTGGAMDITVGPLVNLWGFGPDKHPVKVPEQAQIDAAKQRIGLQHLKLISDNRGEWLQKDLPGMYVDLSTLGEGYGADELVRLMNRNGITNYLVSVGGAVSSRGVNGQGKPWRVAIQKPTDRENAVQALVDLHGYGISTAGSYRNYFEQNGQRYSHVIDPTTGRPINHRLVSATVIAPTALEADGWDTGLMVLGPEKALQLAEEKGLAVYLISKTDDGFSAVMTPQFKAFLVQ from the coding sequence ATGGCTTCCCTGCTCGCCAAAGGGGCGTTGCTCAGCACCTTATGCGCCCTGCTCGCCGCCTGCGACGACGCCTCCTCCCGCCCGCAAATCGATATTGACGGCAAGACCATGGGCACTTTCTACAGCGTAAAAGTCAGCGGTGACGTCGCGATCGGCAAACAAGAATTGCAGCGGCAGATCGACACGGTGCTCGAACGGGCCAACGACGACATTTCGACCTACCGCGCCGATTCGGTGCTGTCGAGGTTTAACCGCAATGTCAGCCTCGAACCGCAGCCTATCCCGCGCGGCATGGCGGACATCGTGCTGATGGCCCAACTCATCGGCCGCGATACCGGCGGCGCCATGGACATCACCGTCGGCCCGCTGGTGAACCTGTGGGGGTTCGGCCCAGACAAGCATCCGGTCAAGGTGCCGGAACAGGCGCAGATCGACGCGGCAAAGCAGCGCATCGGCCTGCAACACCTGAAGCTGATCAGCGACAATCGCGGGGAGTGGCTGCAAAAAGATCTGCCGGGCATGTATGTCGATCTCTCGACGCTGGGCGAAGGCTATGGCGCCGATGAGCTGGTGCGCCTGATGAACCGTAATGGCATTACCAACTACCTGGTATCGGTAGGCGGCGCGGTCTCTTCGCGCGGCGTCAACGGCCAGGGCAAGCCCTGGCGGGTGGCGATCCAAAAGCCGACTGACCGTGAAAATGCAGTGCAGGCGCTGGTGGATCTGCACGGTTACGGCATCAGCACCGCCGGCAGCTACCGCAACTACTTTGAACAAAACGGCCAGCGCTACTCCCATGTCATCGATCCGACCACCGGCAGGCCGATCAACCACCGGCTGGTTTCCGCCACGGTGATCGCCCCGACCGCGCTCGAGGCCGACGGCTGGGATACCGGTTTGATGGTGCTGGGCCCGGAGAAAGCGTTGCAGCTCGCGGAAGAGAAAGGGCTGGCGGTCTACCTGATCAGTAAAACCGACGACGGCTTCAGCGCCGTGATGACGCCGCAGTTCAAAGCGTTTTTGGTGCAGTGA
- a CDS encoding SLC13 family permease, translating to MSSTAISRLIHPFVKDRFLHALLLAGVAMFAFHPQPLSALGGFIDGRTLITLLGLMLLTKGVEVSGYFDFVGRKIINRLHSERRLALFLVFSAALLSSFLTNDVALFIVIPLTITLKKLSALPVGRLIIFQALAVNAGSLLTPIGNPQNILLWSRSGLSFLGFIGQMAPFGAAMMLSLLALTWFSFPARDIVKTPNTEGYPYQRPLLLSCVGLYAVFLLCLDFDLPLYGLLAVFAGFLLLARRVLLQIDWSLIFVFAAMFIDVGLFTRLPPLQPAFAAIAGLSEGSVYALGVGLSQIVSNVPATILLLNYVPSSAQLAYAVNAGGFGLAIGSLANLIALRMAGERKIWLRFHYYSLPLLAWAALLGWVMS from the coding sequence ATGAGTTCAACCGCCATTTCTCGGCTTATTCACCCCTTTGTCAAAGATCGCTTCTTGCATGCATTGCTGCTGGCCGGCGTGGCGATGTTCGCTTTTCATCCGCAACCGCTGTCGGCGCTGGGTGGTTTCATCGACGGCCGTACCCTCATCACCCTGTTGGGGCTGATGCTGCTGACCAAAGGGGTGGAGGTCAGCGGCTACTTCGATTTTGTCGGCCGCAAGATTATCAACCGCTTGCACAGCGAACGGCGGCTGGCGCTGTTCCTGGTGTTCTCCGCCGCGCTGTTGTCGTCATTTCTGACTAACGACGTAGCGCTGTTTATCGTCATACCGCTCACCATCACGCTGAAAAAGCTGTCGGCGCTGCCGGTTGGCCGCCTGATCATCTTCCAGGCGCTGGCGGTGAACGCCGGTTCGCTGCTGACGCCGATCGGCAACCCGCAAAATATCCTGCTGTGGAGCCGCTCCGGCCTCTCTTTCCTCGGTTTCATCGGCCAGATGGCGCCGTTTGGCGCCGCAATGATGTTGAGCCTGCTGGCGCTGACCTGGTTCAGCTTCCCGGCGCGCGACATCGTGAAAACGCCGAATACCGAGGGCTATCCCTACCAGCGGCCGCTGTTGCTGAGCTGTGTAGGGCTGTATGCGGTTTTCCTGCTGTGTCTCGATTTCGATCTGCCGTTGTATGGGCTGCTGGCGGTGTTCGCCGGTTTCTTGCTGCTGGCGCGCCGAGTACTGTTGCAGATCGACTGGAGCCTGATTTTCGTGTTCGCCGCCATGTTCATCGATGTCGGCCTGTTTACCCGCCTGCCGCCGCTTCAGCCGGCGTTCGCCGCCATCGCCGGGCTGAGCGAGGGGAGCGTGTATGCGTTGGGCGTCGGGCTGTCGCAGATCGTCAGCAACGTGCCGGCCACCATACTGTTGCTCAACTATGTGCCCTCCAGCGCTCAGCTGGCCTATGCGGTCAACGCCGGCGGCTTCGGGTTGGCGATCGGATCGCTCGCCAACCTGATTGCGTTGCGCATGGCGGGGGAGCGCAAGATCTGGTTGCGCTTCCACTATTATTCGCTGCCGCTGTTGGCATGGGCCGCGTTGCTCGGCTGGGTGATGAGCTAA
- the pepT gene encoding peptidase T has translation MTSPIAEQLTERFFRYLAVTSQSNAAAATLPSTPGQHEMAQLLADELRRLGLADVQIDEHATVTARKPGTQPGAPRIGFITHIDTVDVGLSPEIRPQRLRFTGEDLCLNAEQGIWLRTAEHPEILPYRNEEILFSDGTSVLGADNKAAVTVVMTLLANLTAADRHGDIVVAFVPDEEIGLRGAKALDLQRFPVDFAYTIDCCELGEVVYENFNAAAAEIRIEGVTAHPMSAKNVLVNPIRIANDIINRFDVQDTPEHTEGREGYFWFTDLAANANQATLKVSIRDFDRAAFEARKARLEETVRQVAANYPRANVSCSVSDIYSNISNAIGEDRRAIDLIFGALAAHGIPPKVIPMRGGTDGAALSSRGILTPNYFTGAHNFHSRFEFLPVSAFVKSYQVTRSICLLAARQSGQPA, from the coding sequence ATGACCAGCCCGATTGCCGAACAGCTTACCGAACGTTTCTTCCGCTATCTGGCGGTGACCAGCCAGAGCAACGCCGCCGCAGCCACCCTGCCCAGCACGCCGGGGCAGCATGAGATGGCGCAACTGTTGGCCGACGAGCTGCGCCGGCTCGGCCTGGCCGACGTGCAGATCGACGAGCACGCCACCGTGACCGCCCGCAAGCCCGGCACCCAACCCGGCGCGCCGCGCATCGGCTTCATCACGCATATCGACACCGTGGACGTCGGCCTGTCGCCCGAGATTCGCCCGCAGCGCCTGCGCTTCACCGGCGAAGATTTATGCCTGAACGCCGAGCAAGGCATCTGGCTGCGTACCGCCGAGCATCCGGAGATCCTGCCCTACCGAAACGAAGAGATCCTGTTCAGCGACGGCACCAGCGTGCTGGGCGCCGACAATAAGGCGGCGGTCACCGTGGTGATGACGCTGCTGGCCAACCTGACCGCAGCCGATCGCCACGGCGATATCGTGGTGGCGTTCGTGCCGGACGAAGAGATCGGCCTGCGCGGCGCCAAAGCGCTGGATCTGCAGCGTTTCCCCGTCGATTTCGCCTACACCATCGACTGCTGCGAACTGGGTGAAGTGGTGTACGAGAATTTCAACGCGGCGGCGGCGGAGATCCGCATCGAGGGGGTGACCGCCCACCCGATGTCGGCGAAAAACGTATTAGTCAACCCGATACGCATCGCCAACGACATCATCAATCGATTCGACGTGCAGGATACCCCAGAGCACACCGAGGGGCGCGAGGGTTATTTCTGGTTCACCGATCTGGCCGCCAACGCCAATCAGGCGACGCTGAAGGTGTCGATTCGCGACTTCGATCGCGCGGCGTTCGAGGCGCGCAAGGCCCGCCTTGAGGAGACGGTGCGCCAGGTGGCGGCCAACTATCCGCGCGCCAACGTCAGCTGCAGCGTCAGCGACATCTACAGCAACATCAGCAACGCCATCGGCGAGGACCGGCGCGCTATCGATCTGATCTTCGGCGCCCTCGCCGCCCACGGCATCCCGCCGAAGGTGATCCCGATGCGCGGCGGCACCGACGGTGCGGCGCTTTCCAGCCGCGGTATCCTGACGCCCAATTACTTCACCGGCGCGCATAACTTCCACTCGCGCTTCGAGTTTTTACCCGTCAGCGCCTTCGTGAAATCCTATCAGGTGACCCGCAGCATTTGCCTGCTGGCCGCGCGGCAAAGCGGCCAACCGGCTTAG
- a CDS encoding endonuclease/exonuclease/phosphatase family protein, producing the protein MHTGHALLITLLSLGISHSAWSSADTGHANSNANSREVASALGGLKNKTYELEQAPKIRVASLNIAAGKVSNMTAIAKAIRAMNVDVVALQEVDKLTARSGRVDQAAELAKLTGMQAVFGRAIDFDGGEYGLAFLSKYPLHDAVIYPLPSGQREQRIAFSAKVDVPEFPTPITLFNTHLDTKEDPTMRLDQVRELNDRTIEVRGIKLLFGDMNDVPGSVTWLELSRYWNDIMPNGQDGRSWPAENAEIKVDYIFTGNAQRWHLDSLTVPNASGDWNGVHWPAVSDHLPLVAEMRLTEQ; encoded by the coding sequence ATGCACACCGGTCACGCTCTGCTTATCACCTTACTGTCCCTGGGCATCTCTCACAGCGCCTGGTCGTCTGCCGATACCGGGCACGCCAACAGCAACGCCAACAGCCGCGAAGTGGCCAGCGCGTTGGGCGGCCTGAAGAACAAAACCTACGAACTGGAGCAGGCGCCGAAGATCCGCGTCGCCAGCTTGAATATCGCCGCCGGCAAGGTCAGCAACATGACCGCCATCGCCAAGGCGATTCGCGCGATGAATGTCGACGTGGTGGCGCTGCAGGAGGTGGATAAACTCACCGCCCGCAGCGGGCGGGTCGATCAGGCGGCGGAACTGGCGAAACTGACCGGCATGCAGGCGGTGTTCGGCCGGGCGATCGATTTCGACGGCGGTGAATACGGCCTGGCGTTTCTCTCGAAGTATCCGCTGCACGACGCCGTGATCTATCCGCTGCCGTCCGGCCAGCGCGAACAACGCATCGCCTTCAGCGCCAAGGTTGACGTGCCGGAGTTCCCGACGCCGATCACCTTGTTCAACACCCACCTCGATACCAAGGAAGATCCGACGATGCGCCTGGATCAGGTGCGGGAGCTGAACGATCGCACCATCGAAGTGCGCGGCATCAAGCTGCTGTTCGGCGATATGAACGATGTGCCGGGCAGCGTCACCTGGCTGGAGCTGAGCCGCTATTGGAACGATATCATGCCCAACGGGCAGGACGGCCGCAGCTGGCCGGCGGAAAACGCCGAGATCAAGGTGGATTACATCTTCACCGGCAACGCGCAGCGCTGGCATCTTGACAGCCTGACGGTGCCGAACGCCAGCGGCGACTGGAACGGCGTGCATTGGCCGGCGGTGAGCGACCACCTGCCGCTGGTGGCGGAGATGCGCCTGACCGAACAATAA
- a CDS encoding PLP-dependent aminotransferase family protein → MRHTLITLFQQSPQAVGTLRERLCAALRQAIHHGALNIGQRLPSSRVLAGDLKLSRVTVEAAYGQLEAEGYLQRRVGQGTFVAIRIAKSPPPPPRTAMPRLSQRGQQIVQTGGCRDPQQPQAFAAGSPDLRAFPLALWKQLTAQRLRLQGESLLRYGDPQGYLPLREAIAAHVNQTRGVICDANQVIVLTSSQQALQLIATLLLDSGDSVWMEEPGYAGARNAFISAGAALTPVAVDGDGLRAEPSLPEPRLIYLTPSHQYPTGAALSLAHRLALLTLAEKQQAWIIEDDYDSEFHYDGLPIPAMQGLDRRGRVLYLGTFSKSLFPSLRLAYLIVPPTLVEAFVTARTVYDGHSAQLMQAVTAEFIRQGHFAAHIRYMRQLYHSRRDVLLAAVREKLDHFATPAPAAGGLQLSVWLPPGQEAALSRQARRLGILTPGLTAQYQTVQAQRDGWLLGFSALTPGEIRCAVERLARITVA, encoded by the coding sequence ATGCGGCACACGCTGATCACGCTGTTTCAGCAATCGCCCCAGGCCGTCGGCACGCTGCGCGAACGTCTTTGTGCGGCATTGCGGCAGGCCATCCACCACGGCGCATTGAACATTGGGCAACGCCTGCCCTCCAGCCGAGTGCTGGCTGGGGATCTGAAACTCTCAAGGGTGACCGTCGAAGCAGCGTACGGCCAGTTGGAGGCGGAGGGGTATTTGCAGCGCCGCGTCGGCCAGGGCACATTTGTGGCTATCCGCATCGCCAAATCGCCGCCGCCGCCGCCTCGCACCGCCATGCCGCGCCTTTCGCAACGCGGCCAACAGATCGTGCAAACCGGCGGCTGCCGCGATCCGCAGCAGCCACAGGCGTTTGCCGCCGGCTCGCCGGATCTGCGCGCGTTTCCGCTAGCCTTGTGGAAGCAACTGACCGCACAGCGCCTGCGGCTACAGGGAGAAAGCCTGCTGCGCTACGGCGACCCGCAGGGCTATTTGCCGCTGCGTGAAGCGATTGCCGCCCACGTCAACCAAACGCGCGGCGTAATCTGCGATGCAAACCAGGTTATCGTGCTGACCAGTTCACAGCAGGCGCTGCAGCTGATCGCCACGTTGCTGCTGGACAGCGGCGACAGCGTCTGGATGGAAGAACCGGGTTACGCCGGGGCGAGAAACGCCTTTATCAGCGCCGGCGCCGCCCTGACGCCGGTGGCGGTAGACGGCGACGGCCTGCGCGCTGAGCCCTCCTTGCCCGAGCCGCGTTTGATTTATTTGACGCCCTCGCACCAATACCCAACCGGCGCAGCGCTCAGCCTGGCGCACCGCTTGGCACTGCTGACGCTGGCGGAAAAGCAGCAGGCCTGGATCATTGAGGACGATTACGACAGCGAGTTTCATTACGACGGCCTGCCGATACCGGCGATGCAGGGTCTGGATCGCCGTGGCCGGGTGCTGTACCTCGGCACCTTCTCCAAATCGCTGTTCCCTTCGCTGCGGTTGGCATACCTGATCGTACCGCCCACGCTGGTTGAAGCGTTCGTCACCGCACGCACGGTGTATGACGGCCACAGCGCGCAGCTGATGCAGGCGGTCACCGCCGAATTCATCCGCCAGGGGCACTTCGCCGCGCATATCCGCTACATGCGCCAACTCTACCATAGCCGGCGCGATGTGTTGCTGGCGGCAGTACGCGAAAAACTCGACCACTTCGCCACCCCCGCTCCCGCCGCCGGCGGCCTGCAGCTCAGCGTCTGGCTGCCGCCCGGCCAGGAGGCGGCGCTAAGCCGGCAGGCGCGGCGGCTCGGCATCCTTACGCCCGGGTTAACAGCGCAATACCAAACGGTTCAGGCGCAGCGCGACGGGTGGCTGCTGGGCTTTTCGGCCCTGACGCCGGGCGAGATCCGCTGCGCCGTCGAGCGGCTGGCGCGGATCACCGTGGCTTAG
- a CDS encoding rhodanese-like domain-containing protein, with protein sequence MSKESLVLVFPPAAPEESLAYLAAKLSRYADAWDVAEDLRNGVDGMVVIDTRAEALYAAGHIPGALSLPHRLMDEAGTAQLDRRKVYVTYCDGIGCNGSTKGAYKLAKLGFRVKELIGGLDFWLRDGHPLAIGEQPGSLRDRAAAEDCGCA encoded by the coding sequence ATGTCGAAAGAATCATTGGTGCTGGTTTTTCCGCCGGCGGCGCCGGAAGAAAGCCTGGCCTATCTGGCGGCTAAACTGAGCCGCTATGCGGATGCCTGGGATGTGGCGGAAGATCTGCGCAATGGCGTGGACGGGATGGTGGTGATCGACACCCGCGCGGAGGCGCTGTACGCCGCCGGGCATATCCCCGGTGCGCTCAGTTTGCCGCATCGCCTGATGGATGAAGCCGGCACGGCGCAGCTGGATCGCCGGAAAGTGTATGTGACCTACTGCGACGGCATTGGCTGCAACGGATCCACCAAAGGCGCTTACAAGCTGGCGAAACTGGGATTCAGGGTGAAGGAGCTGATCGGCGGGCTGGACTTCTGGCTGCGCGATGGCCATCCATTGGCCATCGGAGAACAGCCGGGATCGTTGCGCGATCGGGCGGCTGCTGAGGACTGCGGCTGCGCCTGA
- the flk gene encoding flagella biosynthesis regulator Flk, whose product MQPLSGPGTPIAGERPPSPGKTAATDDQPLSPAQRTTLEKLIVKIMTLSPVKSAEIWASLRHDLGADKGGELLARHFQPAEQLLQTRLTQAQQNHAGRQLLQQLAELLPQGNNRQAVSDFIRQQFGHTVLSQLSPPQLQQVLNLLQTGGLTIPQPQQTATSDRPLLPAEHQSLQQQITKLSAATGEAPAKIWQTLFDLAGVKTNDPLPARHFQLLNQFLQVKVALSPQNAPTLNNLLAALKQPADERELQQMNDYCQARFNCGANAPLTHPQMSDAIHQLFARRLDKAGQAQPIASHPVEPQPLLNPLIAALPLPLQKALSKPAVALILLLLALAAVLALVF is encoded by the coding sequence ATGCAACCTTTGAGTGGGCCGGGCACCCCAATCGCCGGCGAACGCCCCCCCTCCCCGGGCAAAACGGCGGCCACTGACGATCAACCCCTCTCTCCGGCGCAGCGCACGACGCTGGAAAAACTGATCGTGAAAATCATGACGCTCAGCCCGGTCAAATCGGCGGAGATCTGGGCGTCTCTGCGTCACGATCTCGGCGCCGACAAAGGCGGCGAACTGCTGGCGCGCCATTTTCAACCGGCGGAACAGCTGCTGCAAACGCGCCTGACGCAGGCGCAGCAAAACCATGCCGGGCGTCAACTGCTGCAACAGTTGGCCGAATTGCTGCCGCAGGGCAATAACCGCCAGGCGGTCAGCGACTTTATTCGTCAGCAGTTCGGCCATACGGTGTTGAGCCAACTGAGCCCACCGCAATTGCAACAGGTACTTAATCTGTTGCAAACCGGCGGCCTGACCATTCCCCAGCCACAGCAAACCGCCACCAGCGATCGCCCGCTGCTGCCCGCAGAGCATCAAAGCCTGCAGCAGCAGATCACCAAACTCAGCGCCGCCACCGGCGAAGCGCCGGCTAAAATCTGGCAAACGCTGTTCGATCTGGCGGGCGTGAAAACCAACGATCCGCTGCCGGCGCGCCACTTCCAGCTGCTGAACCAGTTTTTACAGGTGAAGGTGGCGCTCAGCCCGCAGAACGCGCCGACGCTGAACAACCTGCTGGCGGCGCTCAAGCAGCCGGCGGACGAGCGAGAACTGCAGCAGATGAACGACTATTGCCAGGCGCGCTTCAACTGCGGCGCCAATGCGCCGCTGACGCATCCGCAAATGAGCGACGCCATTCATCAGCTGTTTGCCCGCCGTCTGGATAAAGCCGGCCAGGCGCAGCCGATCGCCAGCCACCCTGTCGAACCGCAGCCGCTGCTCAACCCGCTGATCGCCGCCTTGCCTCTGCCGCTGCAAAAAGCACTGAGCAAGCCGGCCGTGGCGCTGATCCTGCTGCTGTTGGCGTTGGCGGCCGTGCTGGCGCTGGTGTTTTAA
- a CDS encoding protein-disulfide reductase DsbD family protein codes for MLKIIRLACACLFMLLLPALQAADSGWLQNPANDHAKVRLRADTSQPGETRLLLSVELQKGWKTYWRSPGEGGIAPAIVWQGNPPPATWHWPTPQRFEVAGISTQGYHDRVTLPIVMSGQVSGPLAGTLTLSTCSNVCILTDYPFSLDLTTPNDPQFNHDFAQAMGQVPIAAGLAESVKAGYRSGELQISAERAAGWQQPALFFDTLADADLGKPQVETDGDQLLARVPVSDGWGDAAPDLRGKTLTLVIDDGGMAQQITLPIGDPLAAPAGAAFPLWQAVLMALAGGVILNLMPCVLPVLGIKLGSILQVERRDRRSVRLQFLASSLGIVASFMALALLMTLLRLGNHALGWGIQFQNPWFIGFMVLVTLLFSANLFGLFHLRLSSDLNTSLATHNGRGLSGHFWQGAFATLLATPCSAPFLGTAVAFALAASLPVLWGMFIALGIGMSLPWLLIAAWPSLALRLPRPGRWMNTVKLAMGLLMLASSLWLLSLLSNHIGVQATLWLGALALLTLLLAVWRQQGARLAAKLAAGTVVLAGVVLLAGSLTAGLWRQPLQDRVQWQPLSEQAIAEALAQHKRVFVDVTADWCVTCKANKFNVLLRDDVQRALSADDVVALRGDWSRPSADISAFLQRRGSVAVPFNQVYGPGSPDGEVLSPLLTRDAVLQTLSHAKGTEQ; via the coding sequence ATGTTGAAAATCATCAGGCTGGCCTGCGCTTGCCTGTTTATGCTGTTGCTGCCTGCCTTGCAGGCGGCGGACAGCGGCTGGCTGCAAAATCCGGCCAACGATCATGCCAAGGTGCGGCTGCGCGCCGACACGTCACAGCCGGGGGAGACCCGCCTGCTGCTGTCGGTCGAGCTGCAAAAAGGCTGGAAAACCTATTGGCGCTCTCCGGGCGAAGGCGGCATCGCGCCGGCTATCGTCTGGCAAGGCAACCCACCGCCGGCGACCTGGCACTGGCCGACGCCGCAGCGTTTCGAGGTGGCCGGCATTTCCACCCAGGGCTATCACGATCGGGTCACGTTGCCGATCGTGATGTCAGGTCAGGTATCCGGCCCGCTGGCGGGTACGCTGACGCTGTCTACCTGCAGCAACGTTTGCATTCTGACCGACTACCCGTTCAGTCTGGATCTGACGACGCCGAACGATCCGCAGTTTAATCACGATTTCGCGCAGGCGATGGGGCAGGTGCCGATCGCCGCCGGGTTGGCGGAAAGCGTCAAGGCCGGGTATCGCAGCGGCGAGCTGCAGATTTCCGCCGAACGCGCCGCCGGCTGGCAACAGCCTGCGCTGTTCTTCGATACGCTGGCGGATGCCGATCTCGGCAAGCCGCAGGTTGAAACCGACGGCGATCAGCTGTTGGCGCGAGTCCCGGTCAGCGATGGCTGGGGCGATGCGGCGCCGGATCTGCGCGGTAAAACGCTGACGCTGGTGATCGACGACGGCGGCATGGCGCAGCAGATTACACTGCCGATTGGCGATCCGTTGGCCGCGCCCGCCGGTGCGGCGTTCCCGTTGTGGCAGGCGGTATTGATGGCGCTGGCGGGTGGGGTGATCCTCAACCTGATGCCGTGCGTGCTGCCGGTGCTGGGCATCAAGCTCGGCTCCATCCTGCAGGTGGAGCGGCGCGATCGGCGCAGCGTGCGTCTGCAGTTCCTGGCGTCGTCGCTGGGCATCGTCGCCTCGTTTATGGCGCTGGCCCTGCTGATGACGCTGCTGCGGCTCGGCAACCACGCGCTCGGCTGGGGCATTCAGTTCCAGAACCCGTGGTTTATCGGCTTTATGGTGCTGGTGACGCTGCTGTTCAGCGCCAACCTGTTCGGCCTGTTCCATTTGCGTCTCTCGTCCGATCTGAATACCTCGCTGGCGACCCATAACGGGCGTGGTCTGAGCGGCCATTTCTGGCAGGGCGCGTTCGCCACGCTGCTGGCGACGCCGTGCTCGGCGCCGTTTCTCGGCACGGCGGTGGCCTTCGCGCTGGCGGCGTCGCTGCCGGTGCTGTGGGGCATGTTCATCGCGCTTGGCATCGGCATGAGCCTGCCGTGGCTGCTGATCGCCGCCTGGCCATCGCTGGCGCTGCGTTTGCCGCGCCCCGGCCGTTGGATGAATACCGTCAAGCTGGCGATGGGGCTGCTGATGCTGGCGTCGTCGCTGTGGCTGCTGAGCCTGCTGAGCAACCATATCGGCGTGCAGGCCACGCTGTGGCTGGGGGCGTTGGCGCTGCTGACGTTGCTGCTGGCGGTGTGGCGCCAACAGGGGGCACGCTTGGCGGCCAAGCTGGCGGCAGGCACTGTGGTGCTGGCGGGCGTGGTTCTGCTGGCCGGATCGCTGACCGCCGGCCTGTGGCGCCAACCGTTGCAGGATCGGGTGCAGTGGCAACCGCTGAGCGAGCAAGCGATCGCCGAGGCGCTGGCGCAGCATAAGCGGGTGTTCGTCGACGTGACAGCCGACTGGTGCGTGACCTGTAAAGCCAACAAGTTCAATGTGCTGCTGCGTGATGACGTACAGCGCGCGCTGAGCGCCGACGATGTGGTCGCGCTGCGCGGCGACTGGAGCCGTCCGTCGGCCGACATCAGCGCCTTCCTGCAAAGGCGCGGCAGCGTCGCCGTGCCTTTCAACCAAGTCTATGGCCCCGGCAGCCCGGACGGCGAGGTGTTATCCCCGCTGTTGACCCGTGACGCCGTTCTGCAAACGCTTTCCCATGCCAAAGGAACCGAACAATGA